The bacterium genome segment CGATAACATAGCTACAATGTTGTTGAGCCCAAGTAAGATATTTTAGTGAAGTATCGATTGGCTCACCACGGGCTACTGATGCCCTGTACATTGACAGAAGTCCTCTTATAATGTAGCTTTCGCCCCACGGAATCGCTGATGTGAACGATATCCCATGAGGATATTCTGAATTAAATTCTTCATACCAATCAATTTGCGCTAACAACATTGACGGAAGAGCAATAAGAACAAAACACAAAAAATAGTGCTTAGCTCTCATTCTTGCCCTCCTGTTTTGTCAAAGCAACTACATCGGCTTTGTCAAACCATCAAATTTTAAAGCGATGCTCTTATGGAATCCAGCGTCTTTTTTGCTTCGGGCGCGTTCTCAAAAAACCTGTTAAGCACACTACACGGATAATCGCTGCAATACGCGCAGTTCTCTACGCCTTTGGAAATCCCGCAACGCCTTATGTCGCATTCATCGCAATACCCTATGTGCCTTCCCTCGACCACTGTGCAACCATCGCAGTTTACTTCCTCTGGCTTTATCTCTACCCCAAACTGCTGAGACCACCTTTTCGCTATCGCTGCCCTTGCTTCATCGTCATCCTTTTGAGTGGCAATGTAAACCGGACACTGGGTACAATCAAAACCGCAGAACGAAATTAAGTTTTCCAAAGTTACCCCCCAGTTATGTTCACATAATCAACATAACTCACATAACGACGCAACGCAACTCCGAAAAGCGCTTTTTCGATTAATCTTGCAAATAAAATAAGTTCTCTGCATTTTATAT includes the following:
- a CDS encoding DUF3795 domain-containing protein encodes the protein MENLISFCGFDCTQCPVYIATQKDDDEARAAIAKRWSQQFGVEIKPEEVNCDGCTVVEGRHIGYCDECDIRRCGISKGVENCAYCSDYPCSVLNRFFENAPEAKKTLDSIRASL